DNA sequence from the Vibrio sp. BS-M-Sm-2 genome:
ATCAGTTCTGGTGGTGGTAACCCTGGCGATGGTGGTACAAACCCTGGTACGTGTGATACTGCAGGTTTAACTGTTTACCCAGATCTACCTCAGAAAGATTGGGCAGGTAATCCAAGCCATGCAAACACGGGTGACCAAGTCGTTCACAACGGTAGTATTTACCAAGCTAACTGGTGGACAAGTTCTGAGCCGGGCAGTGACGGTAGCTGGACCAAATTGTGTTCATAGTATTGATTTGTTGATAGAGGTGAGAGCTTTCTATCCCCACCTCCTTAAACAAACCACTTAACGTAGAGTCAAACGCCGAACTCAATCCTGTTCGGCGTTTTTTATTCATGGTCTTACTATGTTTTACGCCCGCTATGTCCGAACGGTGAAAAAGTAGAAGGTAGTGAGCGTGTAGAGGAATAACAGATAGAAAAAAGCCCAAATAGATCACTTTATTTGGGCTTTTTCAGAATTATTTGAAATGCTAATCGCTAATTTAAGCTTTCGCTGCTTTCATCGCTTCCGTTTTTTTCCTTTTGCATTTTTGCAAGAAAGTAGATGTTTACACAAGCGATGAAACCGTTGGTCGCGACAACTGGCCATGCGTCAATCATAACGCCGTATGCTGTAAAGAGTGTACAGCCAATAAAGTTAAGGACACGCAGACGAACGATATCTTTCATTGTTAATGAAATTGCGACCATAATAGACGCAGCGTAACCTAAAATTTCAACCATATTGAATTCCATTGTTTGACCCTCTTAAATTTGCCGATACTTTGTCGGTACCAATTCTTCTCTTCATGAGATGATTGAGGAAGCTCCGTGCCTCGAATGGTCTGGTTTTGTTTAACGGGGTAAACTATACCAACTCTGTTTTTGTGATAAAACCCCCAAAATGGACAGAAGTGAAGGTTAGCGATTACGCAAACGTTTAATGACCTTTCTATTAACATAATTACTATTTATGTTGGAGGTTGAATTGATAGTTATTCTTATATGGGTAAGGGAGTCACGAATGATAAAACGATCCATTTGTGCAACAAAAAGCATAAAAAAAGTAGCACTGTTGGCTTTGATGGCTATTGGGCTGACCGCATGTACTACGCAAGAAATACCACCCACGCATAATTATGGTGTGGTCACTAGCGGTGATTTTGATTTCATGAAACACGGCGTGCTGACGTATTCATGGCATCCTGAGTCAGAACAGGTTTACCTTTCTCAAAAATACGATGAAACCGTGGTTACTGATCTGGTGCGTGACGCGATTCAAGAACAGCTCTCTAGTAAGGGTTATCAGTTAAAACAGGATGGTGTCGGCGATGTTGTTGTAGGCTTTGGATTAGCGGAAGAATCGGAACTGAACGATGAGTCTATCTTCGATGCGATTAAGCTATCTACTGGTGTGCCATTTTACGATGGTGAAGGTAAAGTAGCGGAGAAAGGGTCTTTGTACATTGCCTTTTTCGTTCCTGAATCTGAAGTCGTATTGTGGCAAGCTCTAGCTCAGTCTGGTATCCAGCCTGACTTAGAGCCAAGCGAAAGCAAACAGCGCATTACTGGCTTTATAGATATGCTATTTAGACGTATGCCCGAACGCTAGAATTAAGCGATGTACACATTCATTGAATCAATATTTCCTGTTGAAAAAATGGTCAGATCGCAGATTCTGCTTTTTTATTTGTAACGAACGGTACAAATACGTAAAGCAACGTAAAGTTCGCGCTTCTTTTGCTAGCATTTGTCTATACTGCACAAAACGTTAACTTAGGTTTGATTCAATGAAACTGTTCTCCAAATACTCTCTCCCTCTATTAAGTATATTCATTGTAAGTAACGCAGCGATGGTCAGTAATGCAGCTATCGCAGCACCTTCTATTGTACCAAGCCCGCCTAGCCTAGGCGCAAAAGGTTATGTGTTAATTGATTTTAATTCTGGTGATGTGCTGGTAGAAAAAAACGCACACACTAAGTTAAACCCAGCGAGTCTGACCAAGTTGATGACCAGCTATGTGGCTGGACAAGAGATGAAGCGAGGCAACATCTCTGCTGACGATCAAGTACGAATCAGCGAAAATGCGTGGGCGAAGAACTTCCCTGACTCTTCAAAAATGTTTATCGAAGTAAACACTGATGTAGCCATGATGGACCTTTATCGAGGTTTGATTATTCAATCAGGTAACGATGCAAGCGTTGCGATTGCAGAACACGTTGCAGGTTCACAAGATGCATTCGTCGATCTTATGAACTCTTGGGCTACATCTCTGAAGCTAGAAAATACCCATTTTGCCAATGCACATGGTTTAGACGCTGATGAT
Encoded proteins:
- a CDS encoding YgjV family protein, which encodes MEFNMVEILGYAASIMVAISLTMKDIVRLRVLNFIGCTLFTAYGVMIDAWPVVATNGFIACVNIYFLAKMQKEKNGSDESSESLN
- a CDS encoding DUF4136 domain-containing protein; protein product: MIKRSICATKSIKKVALLALMAIGLTACTTQEIPPTHNYGVVTSGDFDFMKHGVLTYSWHPESEQVYLSQKYDETVVTDLVRDAIQEQLSSKGYQLKQDGVGDVVVGFGLAEESELNDESIFDAIKLSTGVPFYDGEGKVAEKGSLYIAFFVPESEVVLWQALAQSGIQPDLEPSESKQRITGFIDMLFRRMPER